Within Ipomoea triloba cultivar NCNSP0323 chromosome 9, ASM357664v1, the genomic segment CAAATTCAACAatcttttatgaaaaaaaaaaggttacaatatatatatatatattctaattagGTGAGAACCAACCTTAACTTGCGAACTGcgaacttgtgaaggattgcaccacAAATACTACATGATTGCACTGCTACGGCTCCTTAGACATGCCCGGAGAACCTTTAGGTGCAATATTATCCGAATGTCGTGCAATCATGTAGTAAGTGCAGTGCAATCATGTAGTACGTgcggtgcaatccttcacaagtttgCAGTTTGCAGGTTAAAGTTGATTCTCACTTGATtatggacatatatatatataaaactactGGCTAACCTTTGATACTCTTTGAAGATCATATTGACATGCTGGATTTTGTGGATGTTCATCTATATTGTAATTTCCATTGCAACTTTCTTTTGTGGACTGCATGCATAGCCCGAGCACGCAGAAAATGATATAGGATAGGATAGTTCAAATGATGATGTAAACATAATTTTACAAAGAATTAACATTCAAATACcaaaattataatattcaataatCAAATCATCAAATTAAATGGGCAAACCTGGTATAGATTGTGTGACAAAAGCCCCATTCTATAAGCAAATATGACTTGATTGTTTTCGTTTGCATAAGTATCTGCAGTCATTGGATTGCCTACCACATAGCcctaaaccatatatatatatatatatatgttcaaaagCATTACAAAAATCATAAACACATTAACTAGTATAGCAAGAATATATAGGAGGAGGCTAGGCGCGACAAAGCTAAGGGAGTTGAGATGAGATCGATGTACTTTCATATTTAAACGCGGCTCAATCCCAGATTCTAAACCTACCAAgacaaacaaacaacaacatAATAAGATAATTTAACTCAGAAGATATGAGCAGATCAGAGCATTGGAATGCAAATAATTGCATGTATGCAGATCGAAAACAAGGTGAGCTAGCTATCTAGCTAGTTACCATCATATATTTTGTGAACAATCAGTGGAATAATGATTCCAGAATAGGAATCTCCGGTAATGTAGAGCGGATTACTGAGGAATTTGGGGTGGTCCAGGAGCCACTGCAATCAATCAGAGAAAAGCAAATTAAAGTCTCACATCCCCTCAAAGTTAGCTAAGTCCAATCTCAATATAATCAGgattggcataattgttgaacaaatACTATTCAGGGTAGGTTAGCATGtagccaaaaataaaaaaataaaaaaattattgtacgTGTGTTACCTGTATGAGGAAACTATAAGTTTGTTGTGCAGATAAGGTATCAGTAGAAATGGAAGCTTCCCATGTTTTGGAATAGGAGAATCCAGTTCCAACAGGTTGAtccaaaaatataatgttggccacctaattaattattttgtaaattaaagatCAGAACATACACAAACATTATTTCTGTAGTTCTAACTGCATGTATAgtacctaaaaataaaaaaataagtatacCTTAATTAGCTTGGACTAATATAATGTTAAAGATTAATTGAAATCCTAAGTAAGTAACTAACCTTGGTCCATGCATAGGGGTTCAACTCCAAAGATGGGATGTCCCCAGTAGTGGAATTTGCATAATTAATGGTGAAAGGACCTAGCTTCAACAAAACATCATAAACCCAATTAAGGAGGgtttaataatgtaattaagGTAAGTATGACAGAAACAAAAATGAgagatggaaaataaaataccaaTCTCATAGAGGAGACGAGAGAGAGCAGAGCAACCTGGGCCTCCAGTGAGCCATAGAAAGAGCGGATCGTTTTCTGGGCTCCTCTCAGATTCAATGAAGTAATAAAACAGTTGAACTTGTTCAAATTCTCCCACACCAAtgtaactaattaattaaaccaaacatACCGACAATAACATCAAATCCTAGGTATAACCGATGATAACCAGACACTGcacagaaagaaagaaagaaagaattagGGTTACCCGGTTTGGAGTTTGAATGGTAGTTTTCCTGGGAAACCAGGCAAAGTTTCAATCTCTTCTGAATTTGAAAACGTTGGAGCCATAAACAATAGCAGAAACACAAGGATTGAAGCCGCCATGATCACAATGCTTCTCATCTCTAGCCTACACTCATACACGTACTGCTAACTGCAACTCATTTCATGGACCATTATATTACTCCCTCATCAGCTCAGCTCGCTCTCCAAATACTATTTTGCTCatgatgagagagagagagagagtatctTGATTGTTACCTTTTCTTTGCTTGCCATTATAATGCCGCTGCAATTTTGTCCCTTAGGCG encodes:
- the LOC116028484 gene encoding serine carboxypeptidase-like 17, yielding MRSIVIMAASILVFLLLFMAPTFSNSEEIETLPGFPGKLPFKLQTGYIGVGEFEQVQLFYYFIESERSPENDPLFLWLTGGPGCSALSRLLYEIGPFTINYANSTTGDIPSLELNPYAWTKVANIIFLDQPVGTGFSYSKTWEASISTDTLSAQQTYSFLIQWLLDHPKFLSNPLYITGDSYSGIIIPLIVHKIYDGLESGIEPRLNMKGYVVGNPMTADTYANENNQVIFAYRMGLLSHNLYQSTKESCNGNYNIDEHPQNPACQYDLQRVSKCVEKINKAQILEPICSNENLLLSLDGRSIGEDLPQQWCRENNYLYSITWANNKAVQKALHVREGTITTWDRCNDQISYIYNVQSTVDYHRSFTNKSYRVLIYSGDHDMGIPHIGTEEWIESLKVGVVDEWRPWFVEDQVAGYTKKYSQNEYELTYATVKGAGHTAPEYKPRECLSMLQRWLSYYPL